The following proteins are co-located in the Serinus canaria isolate serCan28SL12 chromosome 17, serCan2020, whole genome shotgun sequence genome:
- the PTPA gene encoding serine/threonine-protein phosphatase 2A activator isoform X2, with the protein MVPKKEINVVSDMAKWKRSQAYADYMGFILTLNEGVRGKKLTCEYKVSEPIEKLVALLNTLDRWIDETPPVDQPSRFGNKAFRTWYAKLDQEAEKLVSAVIPKHLADAAPEVAVYLKESVGNSTRIDYGTGHEAAFAAFLCCLCKIGVLRVDDQMAIVFKVFNRYLEVMRKLQKTYRMEPAGSQGVWGLDDFQFLPFIWGSSQLIDHPSLEPRHFVDEKVVNENHKDFMFLECILFITEMKTGPFAEHSNQLWNISAVPSWSKVNQGLIRMYKAECLEKFPVIQHFKFGSLLPIQPVTS; encoded by the exons ATGGTCCCCAAAAAGGAGATAAATGTGGTTTCCGACATGGCCAAGTGGAAGCGATCTCAG GCATATGCAGACTACATGGGCTTCATCCTCACTCTGAACGAAGGTGTCAGGGGCAAGAAGCTGACCTGTGAATACAAAGTTTCAGAG CCCATTGAAAAGCTGGTGGCTCTGCTGAACACCCTCGACAGATGGATCGATGAAACCCCTCCAGTGGATCAACCTTCTCGCTTTGGCAACAAAGCCTTCAGGACCTGGTATGCCAAACTAGACCAG GAGGCAGAAAAGTTGGTGTCAGCAGTGATTCCCAAGCATTTGGCTGATGCTGCCCCAGAAGTGGCTGTGTACCTGAAGGAATCCGTGGGGAACTCCACACGTATTGACTATGGCACAG GGCACGAAGCTGCATTTGCAgcctttctctgctgcctctgcaaaaTCGGTGTGCTCAGAGTGGATGACCAGATGGCCATTGTCTTCAAAGTGTTTAACAG ATACCTGGAAGTGATGCGAAAACTGCAGAAAACCTACAGGATGGaacctgctggcagccagggcgTGTGGGGCTTGGATGACTTCCAATTCCTGCCTTTCATATGGGGCAGTTCCCAGCTGATAG ACCATCCAAGCCTGGAGCCTCGGCACTTTGTTGATGAGAAGGTGGTAAATGAAAACCATAAGGACTTCATGTTCCTGGAGTGCATCCTCTTCATTACAGAG ATGAAGACAGGCCCCTTTGCCGAGCACTCCAACCAGCTCTGGAACATCAGCGCCGTGCCCTCCTGGTCCAAGGTCAACCAGGGCCTCATCCGCATGTACAAGGCAGAG